From a single Nocardioides sp. dk884 genomic region:
- a CDS encoding LrgB family protein, with product MREVLESPVFLLLLTLAAYRLGRELRDRTGGHALAQPALVAIITVAAAITALDIDYATYLDGTQVLVFLLGPATVALAVPLYRQLSRLRGFVVPLLVAIPVGVVVSVTTGVLLVRALGGGEVLERTMAPKAATTPVSLALSESLGGIAPLTAVLAILIGIVGAVLGPAVLTLARVRERRARGLALGAVSHGIGTSRALAENETEGAFAGLSMGLTALATSLALPVLAAFLL from the coding sequence GTGAGGGAGGTCCTCGAGTCCCCGGTCTTCCTGCTGCTGCTCACGCTCGCGGCGTACCGGCTGGGCCGCGAGCTGCGCGACCGCACCGGTGGTCACGCGCTGGCCCAGCCGGCGCTGGTCGCGATCATCACGGTCGCGGCCGCCATCACGGCCCTGGACATCGACTACGCGACCTACCTGGACGGCACCCAGGTGCTGGTCTTCCTGCTCGGGCCGGCGACGGTCGCGCTCGCCGTACCGCTGTATCGCCAGCTCTCGCGCCTGCGCGGCTTCGTCGTCCCCCTGCTGGTGGCGATCCCGGTGGGCGTCGTGGTCTCGGTGACGACCGGCGTGCTGCTGGTCCGGGCGCTGGGCGGCGGCGAGGTGCTCGAGCGCACGATGGCGCCGAAGGCCGCCACCACACCGGTCTCGCTCGCGCTGTCGGAGAGCCTGGGCGGGATCGCGCCGCTGACCGCGGTGCTGGCGATCCTGATCGGCATCGTCGGCGCGGTGCTGGGTCCTGCGGTGCTGACCCTGGCTCGGGTGCGGGAGCGCCGGGCTCGCGGCCTGGCCCTCGGTGCGGTCTCCCACGGCATCGGCACCTCGCGCGCGCTCGCCGAGAACGAGACCGAGGGCGCGTTCGCCGGGCTCTCGATGGGACTCACCGCGCTCGCCACCAGCCTGGCGCTCCCGGTGCTGGCGGCGTTCCTGCTCTGA
- a CDS encoding nuclear transport factor 2 family protein, translated as MDAPDLLARLCGLIDARRWPELVPLLTDDFECRYVHTGETFGRESWVRLNAEYPGFDRLLLEDLVGVGDRAAARCHVTGYAEDRLLRFEVASFVTARDGRISRMTEVWADVAQTPPTAARPV; from the coding sequence ATGGACGCCCCCGACCTGCTGGCCCGGTTGTGCGGGCTCATCGACGCCCGCCGGTGGCCGGAGCTGGTCCCGCTGCTCACCGACGACTTCGAGTGCCGCTACGTGCACACCGGGGAGACCTTCGGCCGCGAGTCGTGGGTGCGGCTCAACGCCGAGTACCCGGGCTTCGACCGCCTGCTCCTCGAGGACCTGGTCGGCGTCGGCGACCGGGCCGCCGCCCGCTGCCACGTGACGGGGTACGCCGAGGACCGGCTGCTCCGCTTCGAGGTGGCGAGCTTCGTCACCGCCCGCGACGGTCGGATCTCGCGGATGACGGAAGTCTGGGCCGACGTCGCGCAGACGCCGCCGACCGCGGCTCGCCCCGTCTGA
- a CDS encoding amidase: MTRVHAFSDDALGELDAVGLVAALQARRVSVPEVVEAAIARTEAVDAQLGAVAYAAYDGARAQAREPRGGFFAGVPTFLKDNIDVAGMPTQHGSDAFTAAPGTTDGDVARALLATGLLPLGKTRMSEYGFSAVAEHPRQGPVRSPWSTDHVAGASSAGSAALVAAGAVPLAHANDGGGSIRIPASVNGLVGLKPSRGRLPSERLNRQMPIRIVADGVVTRSVRDTAALFRETEKVYRALELPPVGDITRPVRRRLRVAVHTTGVARDADPEMTDLTRQTAKLLADLGHHVEEVAVPAPATFPDDFVLYWALLAGAIVRTGRLTHGRQWDPTRLDNLTLGLERHLRRHLHRLPGAIRRLRAAREVSRAFHEQYDVALSPVVATPTPLVGHLDPTQDYDVVMGRLLDWVAFTPWHNVTGDPAVSLPLSTTSAGLPQGMMIGAGLGREGLLLALGLELEQALPPAVLSK; encoded by the coding sequence ATGACGCGGGTCCACGCCTTCTCTGACGACGCCCTCGGTGAGCTCGACGCGGTAGGGCTGGTCGCCGCTCTCCAGGCGAGGCGGGTGTCGGTGCCGGAGGTCGTGGAGGCGGCCATCGCCCGCACCGAGGCGGTCGACGCACAGCTCGGGGCGGTCGCGTACGCCGCGTACGACGGGGCCCGGGCGCAGGCGCGGGAGCCGCGCGGCGGGTTCTTCGCCGGGGTGCCGACGTTCCTCAAGGACAACATCGACGTGGCGGGCATGCCCACCCAGCACGGCTCCGACGCGTTCACCGCGGCGCCGGGCACGACCGACGGCGACGTCGCGCGGGCGCTGCTGGCGACCGGGCTGCTGCCGCTGGGCAAGACGCGCATGTCGGAGTACGGCTTCAGCGCCGTCGCCGAGCATCCCCGGCAGGGGCCGGTGCGCTCCCCGTGGTCCACCGACCACGTCGCGGGTGCCTCGTCGGCCGGCTCGGCGGCCCTGGTGGCGGCGGGCGCGGTGCCGCTCGCGCACGCCAACGACGGCGGCGGCTCGATCCGCATCCCGGCCTCGGTCAACGGCCTGGTCGGGCTCAAGCCGAGCCGCGGCCGGCTGCCCAGCGAGCGGCTGAACCGGCAGATGCCGATCCGCATCGTCGCCGACGGGGTGGTGACCCGCTCGGTGCGTGACACCGCGGCGCTGTTCCGCGAGACCGAGAAGGTCTACCGCGCCCTCGAGCTCCCGCCCGTGGGCGACATCACACGCCCGGTCCGGCGTCGGCTCCGGGTGGCCGTCCACACCACCGGCGTCGCTCGCGACGCGGACCCCGAGATGACCGATCTCACACGTCAGACGGCCAAGCTGCTCGCCGACCTCGGCCACCACGTGGAGGAGGTGGCGGTCCCCGCGCCCGCGACCTTCCCCGACGACTTCGTCCTCTACTGGGCGCTGCTCGCAGGCGCGATCGTGCGCACCGGCCGGCTGACCCACGGCCGCCAGTGGGACCCCACCCGCCTGGACAACCTCACCCTCGGCCTGGAGCGACACCTGCGCCGCCACCTGCACCGTCTCCCCGGCGCGATCCGGCGCCTGCGCGCCGCCCGGGAGGTCTCCCGCGCCTTCCACGAGCAGTACGACGTGGCGCTCTCGCCCGTCGTGGCCACCCCCACACCCCTGGTGGGGCACCTCGACCCCACCCAGGACTACGACGTGGTGATGGGCCGTCTCCTCGACTGGGTGGCGTTCACCCCGTGGCACAACGTGACCGGCGACCCGGCCGTCTCCCTGCCGCTTTCGACCACCTCCGCGGGCCTGCCCCAGGGCATGATGATCGGCGCCGGGCTGGGTCGCGAGGGGCTGCTGCTGGCCCTCGGCCTCGAGCTCGAACAGGCCCTCCCACCTGCGGTTTTGTCCAAGTGA
- the rpmG gene encoding 50S ribosomal protein L33, with the protein MASKSSDVRPKITLACVDCKDRNYITKKNRRNDPDRMELAKFCPRCRTHTAHRETR; encoded by the coding sequence GTGGCCAGCAAGAGCTCCGACGTTCGCCCCAAGATCACGCTCGCGTGCGTGGACTGCAAGGACCGCAACTACATCACCAAGAAGAACCGCCGCAACGACCCCGACCGCATGGAGCTGGCGAAGTTCTGCCCCCGCTGCCGGACGCACACGGCGCACCGCGAGACCCGCTGA
- a CDS encoding FAS1-like dehydratase domain-containing protein: protein MPVDAALVGKTFPPTRPYAVSAEKVREFATATGTTYDGGPAPATFPIVLAFDAMNAFLAAEEIDLFRIVHGEQKFAYARPVVPGDVLTATLTVASLRQIGGNDIIGTASEVRDADGALVCSTTATLVHRAAA, encoded by the coding sequence ATGCCCGTCGACGCCGCCCTGGTCGGGAAGACCTTCCCCCCGACCCGTCCGTACGCCGTCTCCGCGGAGAAGGTCCGCGAGTTCGCCACCGCCACCGGTACGACGTACGACGGGGGCCCGGCTCCCGCGACGTTCCCGATCGTGCTGGCCTTCGACGCGATGAACGCCTTCTTGGCGGCCGAGGAGATCGACCTGTTCCGCATCGTGCACGGCGAGCAGAAGTTCGCCTACGCGCGCCCCGTCGTCCCGGGCGACGTGCTGACCGCGACCCTGACGGTCGCGAGCCTGCGCCAGATCGGCGGCAACGACATCATCGGCACCGCCAGCGAGGTCCGCGACGCCGACGGCGCGCTGGTCTGCTCGACCACTGCCACGCTCGTGCACCGGGCCGCCGCATGA
- a CDS encoding MaoC/PaaZ C-terminal domain-containing protein — MSALSAGDALAPQEYAVTRADLVRYAGASGDFNPIHWSDRVATSVGLPGVIAHGMFTMALAARAVASWTDGAEVLELGCKFTNPVVVPDDDTGVVVRVAGTVKSVEDGRVAIALEVTCGGTKVLGMPKAVVRA; from the coding sequence ATGAGCGCGCTGAGCGCGGGCGACGCCCTCGCCCCCCAGGAGTACGCCGTGACGCGCGCCGACCTGGTCCGCTACGCCGGCGCCAGCGGCGACTTCAACCCGATCCACTGGTCCGACCGGGTCGCCACCTCGGTGGGCCTGCCCGGCGTCATCGCCCACGGCATGTTCACGATGGCCCTGGCCGCGCGCGCGGTCGCGTCCTGGACCGACGGCGCCGAGGTGCTGGAGCTGGGCTGCAAGTTCACCAACCCCGTCGTGGTCCCCGACGACGACACCGGTGTCGTGGTGCGCGTCGCCGGCACCGTGAAGTCGGTCGAGGACGGTCGGGTGGCGATCGCCCTCGAGGTCACCTGCGGGGGCACGAAGGTGCTGGGCATGCCGAAGGCAGTCGTCCGTGCCTGA
- a CDS encoding UDP-N-acetylmuramate dehydrogenase: MPESLHLLRDHTTLRVGGPAARWVRASTEDEAVAAVSAADDRGEPVLVLGGGSNLLVADEGFPGTVVELAMDDVSVEGDDDGPACGGVSVTAGAGTGWDDLVALACERGWVGVEALSGIPGTVGATPVQNVGAYGQEVAQTIARVRTWDRVERRVRSFAAADCGFGYRSSRFKSDPARHVVLTVTFQLRTGDLSAPVAYAELARTLGVESGQRAPLADVRAAVLGLRAGKGMVLDPDDHDTWSAGSFFTNPILPADRIPEGAPAWPLADGQVKTSAAWLIEHAGFTKGYGGPAASLSTKHTLALTNRGGASAADVLALAREVRDGVEARFGIRLVNEPVLVGCGL; the protein is encoded by the coding sequence GTGCCTGAGTCGCTCCACCTGCTGCGCGACCACACCACGCTCCGCGTCGGCGGCCCGGCCGCCCGCTGGGTCCGCGCCAGCACCGAGGACGAGGCGGTGGCAGCGGTCTCGGCCGCCGACGACCGCGGCGAGCCGGTGCTGGTCCTCGGCGGTGGCTCCAACCTGCTCGTGGCCGACGAGGGCTTCCCCGGCACCGTGGTGGAGCTCGCGATGGACGACGTGAGCGTCGAGGGCGACGACGACGGCCCGGCCTGCGGCGGCGTGAGCGTCACCGCCGGCGCCGGCACCGGCTGGGACGACCTGGTCGCCCTGGCCTGCGAGCGCGGCTGGGTCGGCGTCGAGGCGCTCTCCGGCATCCCGGGCACTGTCGGTGCCACCCCGGTGCAGAACGTCGGCGCCTACGGCCAGGAGGTCGCCCAGACCATCGCGCGGGTCCGCACCTGGGACCGCGTCGAGCGCCGGGTGCGCAGCTTCGCCGCCGCCGACTGCGGGTTCGGCTACCGCAGCAGCCGGTTCAAGTCCGACCCCGCGCGCCACGTCGTACTGACGGTCACCTTCCAGCTGCGCACCGGGGACCTCTCCGCGCCGGTCGCCTACGCCGAGCTCGCCCGCACCCTCGGGGTCGAGAGCGGCCAGCGCGCCCCGCTCGCCGACGTGCGCGCCGCCGTGCTCGGCCTGCGCGCCGGCAAGGGCATGGTGCTCGACCCCGACGACCACGACACCTGGAGTGCCGGCTCGTTCTTCACCAACCCGATCCTGCCGGCGGACCGCATCCCTGAGGGGGCGCCCGCCTGGCCGCTCGCCGACGGGCAGGTCAAGACCAGTGCCGCCTGGCTGATCGAGCACGCGGGCTTCACCAAGGGGTACGGCGGGCCGGCCGCGTCGCTGTCGACCAAGCACACGCTGGCGCTCACCAACCGCGGCGGCGCGAGCGCCGCCGACGTGCTGGCGCTGGCCCGCGAGGTCCGCGACGGTGTCGAGGCGCGCTTCGGGATCCGGCTGGTCAACGAGCCCGTGCTCGTCGGCTGCGGGCTCTGA
- a CDS encoding DUF4190 domain-containing protein: MGVMTGPDEPRDDDRSEELPPTHQPYGQEPPPPPRPGEQPWSPPPPHQQSPYQQPYGAAPAYAAAPPPMHPQATTAMVLGIASLAGLVTCQLLLVLGPVAWVMGSRACQEIDAAPGRWQGRDRANAGRIMGIIGTVLLVLSVLAIAAMIVAVVAFGAFDGWESDTGVDVNALAALAGLG; the protein is encoded by the coding sequence ATGGGAGTCATGACCGGCCCCGACGAACCGCGCGACGACGACCGCTCCGAGGAGCTGCCGCCGACGCACCAGCCCTACGGGCAGGAGCCCCCTCCCCCGCCGCGCCCCGGGGAGCAGCCGTGGTCCCCTCCGCCGCCGCACCAGCAGTCGCCGTACCAGCAGCCCTACGGCGCCGCGCCGGCCTACGCCGCCGCCCCGCCGCCGATGCACCCGCAGGCGACCACGGCGATGGTGCTCGGCATCGCCTCCCTGGCCGGCCTGGTCACCTGCCAGCTGCTGCTCGTGCTGGGCCCGGTCGCGTGGGTGATGGGCTCGCGGGCGTGTCAGGAGATCGACGCCGCCCCGGGACGCTGGCAGGGGCGCGACCGCGCCAACGCGGGTCGGATCATGGGCATCATCGGCACCGTGCTGCTGGTGCTCAGCGTGCTGGCGATCGCGGCGATGATCGTGGCCGTCGTCGCGTTCGGTGCCTTCGACGGCTGGGAGAGCGACACGGGCGTCGACGTCAACGCGCTCGCCGCGCTGGCCGGCCTGGGCTGA